The Pedobacter cryoconitis genome has a window encoding:
- the accC gene encoding acetyl-CoA carboxylase biotin carboxylase subunit: MFKKILIANRGEIALRIIRTCKEMGIKTVAVYSTADRESLHVRFADEAVCIGPPPSKDSYLSIPNIISAAELTNADAIHPGYGFLSENAKFSSVCRDYGIKFIGATPEQINSMGDKASAKETMKKAGVPTIPGSQGLLESVKEGIVLANEIGYPVILKATAGGGGRGMRVVWKDEDFENAWDSARQESGAAFGNDGLYLEKYIEDPRHIEIQIIGDQYGKACHLSERDCSIQRRHQKLVEEAPSPFMTPELRERMGEAAIKGATAVSYEGAGTIEFLVDKHRNFYFMEMNTRIQVEHPVTEEVINYDLIKEQIKVASGVPISGKNYLPNMHAIECRINAEDPFNNFRPCPGKITNFHSPGGHGVRVDTHVYAGYQIPSNYDSMIAKLICVAQTREEAISTMERALSEFVIEGVKTTIPFHLQLMKDPNFRAGNFTTKFMETFVFSE, encoded by the coding sequence ATGTTTAAAAAAATACTAATTGCCAACAGGGGCGAAATTGCATTACGTATTATTCGTACCTGTAAGGAAATGGGCATTAAAACTGTGGCAGTTTATTCAACTGCTGACAGGGAGAGTCTCCATGTTCGTTTCGCGGATGAAGCTGTTTGTATAGGCCCACCTCCGAGTAAAGATTCTTACTTAAGTATCCCAAATATTATTTCAGCTGCTGAATTAACCAATGCAGATGCGATTCATCCAGGCTACGGCTTTTTATCTGAGAACGCTAAGTTCTCTTCTGTTTGCAGAGACTATGGAATTAAGTTCATTGGTGCTACACCAGAACAGATCAATTCTATGGGAGATAAAGCTTCCGCCAAAGAAACGATGAAAAAAGCGGGTGTACCTACTATCCCTGGTTCTCAGGGTTTGCTGGAAAGTGTAAAAGAAGGTATTGTCTTAGCGAATGAAATCGGTTACCCTGTAATCCTGAAAGCAACTGCCGGTGGTGGTGGCCGTGGAATGCGTGTGGTATGGAAAGATGAAGACTTCGAAAATGCATGGGATAGTGCAAGACAGGAATCTGGCGCTGCTTTTGGAAACGACGGTTTATACTTAGAAAAATATATCGAAGATCCACGTCACATTGAAATCCAGATTATTGGTGATCAATATGGTAAAGCTTGTCACTTATCTGAGCGTGACTGTTCTATTCAGCGTCGTCACCAGAAACTGGTTGAAGAAGCCCCATCTCCTTTCATGACTCCGGAATTGAGAGAACGTATGGGTGAGGCTGCAATTAAAGGGGCCACTGCTGTTTCTTATGAAGGTGCCGGAACAATCGAATTTCTGGTTGATAAACACCGTAATTTCTACTTCATGGAGATGAATACACGTATCCAGGTAGAGCACCCGGTTACAGAAGAGGTCATCAATTACGATTTAATCAAAGAACAAATTAAGGTAGCTTCAGGTGTTCCGATCTCTGGTAAAAACTATCTTCCGAATATGCATGCTATTGAATGCAGGATTAATGCGGAAGATCCTTTTAACAATTTCAGACCTTGTCCTGGAAAAATCACTAATTTCCATTCTCCGGGCGGACATGGGGTAAGGGTTGATACGCATGTTTATGCAGGTTATCAGATTCCTTCAAACTATGATTCTATGATTGCTAAACTGATCTGTGTTGCACAAACACGTGAAGAAGCGATCAGTACAATGGAGCGTGCGCTAAGTGAGTTTGTAATTGAAGGTGTAAAAACCACTATTCCTTTCCACTTGCAATTGATGAAAGATCCGAACTTCAGAGCAGGAAACTTCACCACTAAATTCATGGAAACATTTGTTTTTTCTGAATAA
- the tatC gene encoding twin-arginine translocase subunit TatC, with protein sequence MSDNKAQDLIGAIKNKGKNLESEMSFFDHIDVLRKHLLRALLAIVIFTGLAFWYYDFLFNTIIMGPKSPDFWTYRMMCKLVQIFPSLGSDFCITSIKGKIINTEMAGQFTLQINSCIMTGIVFGIPYILFELWLFIKPALHEKERKAARGFVFFASVLFLIGVLFGYYIICPLSINFLTNFSVSPMIENTFTIDSYLSSVSTLTIGTGIIFELPVVIYILSIFGIMTPAFMRASRRYAIVIILIIAAVVTPTPDMMTMLVVAFPLFILYELSIFISAKIERRKNKELYGTTKGNNA encoded by the coding sequence ATGAGTGATAATAAAGCGCAGGACCTTATAGGGGCCATTAAGAATAAAGGAAAGAATCTGGAATCCGAAATGTCTTTCTTTGACCATATAGATGTATTAAGAAAACACTTGCTCAGGGCATTATTGGCGATCGTAATTTTTACAGGCTTAGCCTTCTGGTATTACGATTTCCTGTTTAACACCATTATAATGGGCCCTAAGAGCCCCGATTTCTGGACTTACCGGATGATGTGTAAGCTGGTCCAGATCTTCCCTTCACTGGGATCTGATTTTTGTATCACTTCAATCAAGGGTAAAATTATCAACACAGAAATGGCTGGCCAGTTCACGTTACAGATTAATTCCTGTATCATGACGGGTATCGTTTTTGGTATCCCATATATTCTTTTTGAACTCTGGTTATTTATAAAACCTGCCCTTCATGAGAAAGAAAGGAAGGCTGCAAGGGGATTTGTCTTCTTTGCTTCTGTATTATTTCTGATAGGTGTTTTATTCGGTTACTACATCATCTGTCCATTATCAATTAACTTCCTGACCAATTTCTCAGTAAGCCCGATGATTGAAAATACGTTTACTATTGATTCGTATTTATCATCTGTCTCGACTTTAACCATCGGTACAGGGATTATATTTGAATTACCTGTTGTCATTTATATCCTCTCTATATTCGGTATCATGACGCCTGCATTTATGCGTGCAAGCCGGAGATATGCTATCGTCATCATCCTGATCATTGCTGCTGTAGTTACGCCTACTCCAGATATGATGACGATGCTTGTTGTAGCTTTCCCGCTATTCATTTTATATGAGTTGAGTATATTCATTTCTGCAAAAATTGAGCGCAGAAAAAACAAAGAACTTTACGGTACAACTAAAGGTAACAACGCTTAA
- the rpiB gene encoding ribose 5-phosphate isomerase B codes for MSTQLKIAIGADHAGFACKELLRDFLKDFEVQDFGAYSPDSVDYPDFAHPVASAVENGEFPFGILICGSANGIAIAANKHQGIRAAICWENELASLARQHNDANIICIPARFVSEELAKEMVMTFLNTAFEGGRHAKRVAKISC; via the coding sequence ATGTCCACACAACTAAAAATCGCTATTGGTGCTGACCACGCTGGTTTTGCCTGCAAAGAGTTATTGCGTGATTTTCTGAAGGATTTTGAAGTTCAGGATTTCGGGGCTTATAGCCCGGACTCTGTAGATTATCCTGACTTTGCACATCCTGTGGCTTCGGCTGTGGAAAACGGGGAATTCCCTTTCGGAATCCTGATCTGCGGAAGTGCTAACGGCATTGCTATTGCTGCCAACAAGCATCAGGGGATCAGGGCTGCGATTTGCTGGGAGAATGAACTGGCTTCGCTGGCCAGACAGCATAACGATGCAAATATCATTTGTATCCCTGCGAGGTTTGTCTCAGAAGAACTGGCTAAGGAAATGGTGATGACCTTTCTGAATACAGCATTTGAAGGCGGCAGACACGCTAAACGTGTAGCTAAAATATCCTGCTAA
- a CDS encoding M28 family peptidase: MNKHFLSTSIALLLCLGACAQNQTPAQNQTAVKFSASINKANAYKHLSVLASDEYEGRETGKKGAWMAADYIKNYFKSIGLKGPVKGDYFQPIDMVTYQLNQPVFTIGGQAKVYNYDFVIPASNVSLEGFTFNTKEVIFAGYGLDTEGYNDYKNIDVAGKVIVIFASGSPSQQHETAPADRAARRKAMAAKREKVQYLANHKALAVIQIDPSLDSLNAETKLMYAGSGQLTLKSEENTARMAKMKTFPTININTATANELLKAAGTTVEALQQKISSTGQPASQVIKIALSGSAKKEEVKVRAENVLGFLEGSDPVLKKEILVITGHYDHIGLTTSGTDKVNNGADDDGSGTTGVLLIADAFTKAKAAGKGPKRSILFMTVVGEEKGLLGSEWYSEHPVLPLENTITNLNIDMIGRVDKEHENNEDYIYIIGSDMLSSELNAAGINANDQYMKMNLDMKYNNRTDPNQFYYRSDHYNFAKHGIPVIFYFNGVHEDYHQPGDEVSKIKFDLLARRAQLVYYTAWDLANRPTRPAVDKNEDGTPKK, translated from the coding sequence ATGAATAAACACTTTTTAAGTACAAGCATAGCTTTATTGCTTTGCTTGGGTGCATGTGCACAAAATCAAACTCCTGCTCAGAATCAAACGGCAGTAAAGTTTAGCGCAAGTATCAATAAAGCAAATGCTTACAAACATCTCTCTGTACTCGCATCTGATGAATACGAAGGCAGGGAAACTGGTAAAAAGGGCGCCTGGATGGCAGCTGATTATATCAAAAATTATTTCAAAAGTATTGGCTTAAAAGGACCGGTTAAAGGTGATTACTTTCAGCCGATAGACATGGTCACTTATCAGCTGAACCAACCTGTCTTTACGATTGGGGGCCAGGCTAAGGTCTATAACTACGACTTTGTTATTCCTGCGTCGAATGTATCGCTGGAAGGCTTTACTTTCAACACTAAAGAAGTCATTTTTGCTGGTTACGGCTTAGATACAGAGGGCTACAATGATTATAAAAACATTGATGTGGCAGGTAAAGTGATTGTGATCTTTGCTTCTGGCAGTCCGTCGCAACAACATGAGACTGCTCCGGCCGACCGCGCTGCAAGAAGAAAAGCAATGGCAGCGAAAAGAGAAAAAGTTCAATACCTGGCTAATCACAAGGCACTGGCTGTAATTCAGATAGACCCATCACTGGATAGTTTGAATGCAGAAACGAAATTGATGTATGCAGGTTCAGGACAGCTGACTTTGAAAAGCGAGGAGAATACTGCACGAATGGCGAAGATGAAAACTTTTCCTACCATTAATATCAATACAGCTACTGCAAACGAACTATTAAAAGCGGCAGGCACAACTGTGGAGGCTTTACAACAAAAGATCAGCTCAACTGGCCAGCCTGCTTCACAGGTCATTAAAATCGCTTTGTCTGGCAGTGCTAAAAAGGAAGAAGTAAAAGTAAGAGCTGAAAATGTTTTAGGCTTTCTGGAAGGGTCAGATCCGGTGTTAAAAAAAGAAATCCTGGTGATCACTGGTCATTATGATCATATCGGCTTAACGACTTCAGGTACTGATAAAGTGAACAATGGTGCAGATGATGATGGCTCCGGAACTACAGGTGTATTGCTGATTGCTGATGCTTTCACCAAAGCTAAAGCAGCCGGAAAAGGGCCTAAAAGAAGTATCTTGTTTATGACCGTAGTTGGAGAAGAAAAAGGTTTATTAGGTTCTGAGTGGTACTCTGAACACCCGGTACTGCCTTTGGAGAATACAATTACCAATTTAAATATTGATATGATTGGCCGTGTTGATAAGGAACATGAGAACAACGAAGATTATATTTATATCATTGGTTCTGATATGCTGAGTTCTGAACTGAATGCTGCCGGAATCAATGCGAATGACCAGTACATGAAGATGAACCTGGACATGAAATACAATAACAGGACTGATCCAAACCAGTTCTATTACCGTTCAGATCATTATAATTTCGCGAAACATGGTATTCCGGTTATCTTTTATTTTAATGGGGTGCATGAAGATTATCACCAGCCAGGCGATGAAGTGAGCAAGATCAAATTTGACCTGCTGGCCAGACGTGCACAACTAGTCTATTATACGGCCTGGGACCTGGCTAACCGCCCTACCCGGCCTGCGGTAGATAAGAATGAAGATGGTACGCCAAAGAAATAA
- a CDS encoding LutB/LldF family L-lactate oxidation iron-sulfur protein, which produces MTKIAEEFLVKADEKAFDVDHRNTINHNIGKYNDAVARGLTKFENLENSKKKAHVIKWRVMENLDKFLPEFEANFQRRGGKVIWANDAEEAQKEILNIINKSGGKSVIKSKSMTTEEIHLNDFLEKNGISSLESDLGEFIVQLLGQAPYHIVTPAMHLTKEDIAKLFHEKFGTPIDYTPEQLTQKARELLREKYLTADIGITGGNFLIADTGSVALTENEGNARLSTTFPKIHIAIVGIEKIIPSMADLDLFWPLLSSHGTGQNLTVYNSILSGPRQAHETDGPEEMYVILLDNGRTNLLAQKDQRQGLYCIRCGACLNACPVYKNIGGHTYNTTYSGPIGSIITPHLQGMKDFKHLSYASSLCGKCSEVCPVKIDIHKMLLLNRRDAVEQHQNTKTEDIGWKIWNSGMSKRSKMDLFGGKIKNFFMKLIFKKMWGKYRAMPEIAPKSFAKQWEEKSKNKPQT; this is translated from the coding sequence ATGACGAAGATTGCTGAAGAGTTTTTGGTGAAGGCAGATGAGAAGGCATTTGATGTAGATCATCGTAACACAATCAACCACAACATTGGAAAGTACAATGATGCGGTTGCAAGGGGTTTAACGAAATTTGAGAATTTAGAAAACTCAAAGAAGAAGGCGCATGTCATCAAGTGGAGAGTGATGGAAAACCTGGACAAATTCTTACCTGAATTTGAAGCCAATTTCCAGCGCCGTGGTGGAAAAGTAATCTGGGCAAATGATGCTGAAGAGGCACAGAAAGAGATCTTAAATATAATTAATAAAAGTGGTGGCAAATCGGTTATTAAATCGAAATCCATGACTACCGAAGAAATTCATCTGAATGATTTTCTGGAAAAGAACGGCATATCTTCTTTAGAGAGTGACCTGGGAGAGTTTATCGTACAGTTATTAGGGCAGGCACCTTACCATATCGTGACGCCTGCGATGCACCTGACCAAGGAGGATATTGCGAAGTTATTCCATGAAAAATTCGGTACTCCGATAGATTATACGCCGGAACAGCTTACTCAAAAAGCGAGAGAGCTTTTAAGAGAGAAATACCTGACTGCTGATATAGGGATTACCGGTGGAAATTTCCTGATTGCAGATACAGGCAGTGTTGCGTTAACTGAAAATGAAGGGAACGCACGTTTAAGCACGACCTTCCCTAAAATACATATTGCGATTGTCGGAATAGAGAAGATCATTCCTTCGATGGCAGACCTTGACCTTTTCTGGCCTTTATTATCCAGCCATGGCACAGGCCAGAATTTAACAGTTTACAATTCAATTTTAAGCGGGCCAAGACAGGCACATGAAACTGATGGCCCGGAAGAAATGTACGTGATCTTACTGGATAACGGACGTACAAACCTGCTGGCACAAAAAGATCAGCGCCAGGGATTATATTGTATCCGTTGCGGTGCTTGTTTAAATGCCTGTCCTGTTTATAAAAATATAGGTGGTCATACTTACAATACAACTTACAGCGGCCCTATTGGCTCTATTATTACGCCTCATTTACAGGGGATGAAAGATTTCAAGCACCTGAGTTATGCGTCAAGTCTTTGCGGCAAATGTTCTGAAGTTTGCCCGGTAAAGATTGATATTCATAAAATGTTGCTGCTGAACAGAAGAGATGCTGTAGAACAGCATCAAAACACAAAAACTGAAGATATTGGCTGGAAGATCTGGAATTCGGGCATGTCCAAAAGATCTAAGATGGATTTGTTCGGCGGAAAAATCAAGAACTTTTTTATGAAGCTGATCTTCAAAAAAATGTGGGGCAAGTACCGTGCTATGCCGGAGATCGCACCAAAATCTTTCGCTAAACAATGGGAAGAAAAATCCAAAAATAAACCGCAAACCTAA